A stretch of Christensenellaceae bacterium DNA encodes these proteins:
- the gatC gene encoding aspartyl/glutamyl-tRNA(Asn/Gln) amidotransferase subunit C, which translates to MRVTIEDVEKIASLSMLSLSDDKKKMMQRDLDNILGHAEKLNELDTDGVEPTSYILKQQNVVREDIPGKVWQREDMLRNAPETDEGCFVVPKVVD; encoded by the coding sequence ATGCGTGTAACGATAGAAGATGTGGAAAAAATCGCCTCTCTCTCGATGCTGAGCCTGAGTGACGACAAAAAGAAAATGATGCAAAGGGATCTTGATAATATTTTAGGGCATGCGGAAAAGCTGAACGAACTTGATACGGATGGCGTGGAACCGACAAGCTATATTCTCAAGCAGCAGAATGTGGTACGTGAGGATATACCGGGCAAGGTTTGGCAGAGGGAAGATATGCTGAGAAATGCTCCGGAGACGGACGAGGGCTGTTTTGTCGTGCCTAAGGTAGTAGACTGA